The Candidatus Omnitrophota bacterium DNA window CTCAAGGCGTACCTGTTTATCCTTTATCTCACCGGACAGCCTTTTTTCTAAAAGCTGCTGGGTACTTTTTAGCTCTTGAAGCTCACTTTTAAGCACCTGTATTTTTTCGAGATCTGAACGTCTTCCTTTTTGAAAAACTATCGCACATCCGTTAAGAACAAAAACATAAATAACTAATAACAAAAGGCCTTTTTTGTTCATCACAACCTCACTCTTTATTTACTATTAGACTATAAGTTACTTACCATAAACAAACCAAAATTAGGTTATCATAATAGGCTTTACAAGTCAAGTAATTTGATACCTCAAAACTTACCCCCCTAACCTTCAAAACTCCTTTAAATAAAACAAATAATAAGAGGCAACCCCAAAAGAAGAGTTGCCTCTCAACATATACTTTTTGCTATTTTATTTCTTAGGTTTAGCCTTCTTTTTAGGCTTCTTTTTAGGCTTACATTTACTCTTAGAACCACATCCACAAGCCATGAGTTACCTCCTTATTACTTTATAAGATTGTCCATTTTACTCTTAACATCGTTAACAGCCTGGCCGGCAGCTTCTTTTAAGGCAGTCTTGGCTTTCTCAAGAATACTTTTTGCATCTTGAGAATCTTTATCAACATATCTCAAGACATACTGGGCAAGATCAACTGCCTGCTGGAACTCTTTAGAATTATAAAAAGTTTTGGCCTGAGAAATTAAATAAGTCGCCTTCTCCTGAGTGTCTTCGATAGCTTTAGCAATGTTTATGGCTTCCTTACTTGATCCAGCTTTATTCGAACTGCAACCAACCAAAGATCCTGCTACAAAAATCCCCAACATTAGAACAATCAACCCTTTTCTCATACTAACACCTCCCTATTACTTTAACCGTTCTTGTTTTTCAATAAACCAAAAAAGTTATAAACTCCTGATGCCCCTAAAAGACAATACCCCAAAAGAATCATCCAAAGTCCTAAACCAATTCTTACCTGTAAGACCAATTTATCCAAATCAGTAGTTTTAATTTTATAAACACCGACAAAAAATATTGCTAGGCCAACTATGCCAAAAGTAAGATACAGCCAACGGTTCTTTCCGAAAAACAAAACTAAAAGAAAAATAATAACCGCTAAAACCGGAGCTGCCCAGACGGCAAAGCTTTTCTTGTCGGTATTTTTTATGCCGGGATTAAATATCTGAATAATACTAATAACCAATCTTGAATCGGCGCCATTAGCCATAACCGGGATTTGAAAACCAGAAATTGCCGCAATATTACTTTGTGCTTTACCGGTTAGAAGCTTTGATATTGCTCCTACCTGTTTTGATTCAACATGCACCCAAGGAAGAAAAAATCCTAAAACAATTATAACAACTGCCAAAAAAACTAATGATTTAAGTGCTACCTTCATTTCCACGTCTCCTTGTTTTTGCAGAACTTTATCTATCTATTTAGCAAACTTATTATACAACCAGGCTATTATAATTCCACAAATACCCGCATCTATAAATCCCCAAAAGCCTCCGATTAAACTTCCTAAGGTTGTAGCCTCATAGCCATAATAAATTGAACCCAGAGCTCTTACAAACCCACCCCCGTAGTTAAAAAACATTGCTACCATGCCCATAATTAATAAAGCTACCCCCCAAACAATACCCAAAGTAAGCCCTAAAGCTTTTACATCTAATTTTGCCATAGTTCCTCCTTATTTCTTAAAGGCTCTAATGACCTGAATAAAATTCTAGATTACCAAAATTACAAATATATGATAGCTCCGGAAAAAGAATCGGTCAAATAGAAAAGAATAGTCCCCGG harbors:
- a CDS encoding bacteriophage holin, encoding MAKLDVKALGLTLGIVWGVALLIMGMVAMFFNYGGGFVRALGSIYYGYEATTLGSLIGGFWGFIDAGICGIIIAWLYNKFAK